Sequence from the Salvelinus alpinus chromosome 35, SLU_Salpinus.1, whole genome shotgun sequence genome:
ctaatttccgttgcgtgccctaatgaacacatcCCAGGTATGAGGTGCCTTCCGAAAGCTAAATGCAACAGTCATTGAACAAACACCACACTGGCCAAGCCATGTCTCGAATGATGGCTGGTGGacagagattttttttaaatgaccgcTGTGTTGAGTATAGATGATCTTCATGTGGAGATGACTAGAGGATAGCGTGATGACTTTTGTCTAAGTGTTTCTTTTATTGCCCTCCGGCTCACGGGATGAGTGCTCTAAAAGAAAATGTTACGAGAGCTTGACAGCAATCTTCTGGTCCTTCTTCATCATCCTCTGAACATCCTTCTCCATCTTCTTCCTCTGCTGCTCCATGGAACGCTTTTCTCTCTCGGCCATCTTCTGTTGTCTGGTAGACAGGGAAACACAAAAAGGTGTGAGTTTAAAAGGATTGCAACAAACCTCATTACTAAGCTTTTTGAGAGAGCAAAGGTGATAGttcagaggtagagagaaaaaATATATCAAAAAGTACTGCCAACCAAGTTACCCTGACGCCAGAATTTTCTGTGTGCAAATAATGCCTTTCTTTCATGTTGACTGTGCTGAACATTCTTAATACACTGCCACCTGCTGGATAACAACTAAACTTGCAGATCTCTTGACAATATGACAGTAATATGACACTGAACATGACAGGATTTTCACATTGaactagggctgtccccgacaatTTTTTGGGGCGACCTCGAGTCGTCTGGTCCAAATTTTTAAACGTGTATTTTCCCATAAAATTacacatcctatgtgttttaatcaaatcgactatatgcactgagcttgtctgatgctttaagcgcaCCGTTTGATGAAATAAttgaagacacacaaatgactacaGGGAGTATGAccgcatttgatttgattgtgtaGGGCCGGGCTCAGACTTGCTgcactgatttaaaaaaaattgacagcgagtgactgtgtgactagcaACAATTGTCTCTCTCGcctccctgctgcagtgaccaccacagaacatcaatttattgtattttttttgctgAAGCTACAACATAATTACAaccatttctgactgaaaagaTCTGTTACCGAAATCCttcatttgtttaggaaaaacattccttaTTCCCTAAACCCTTGCTCTATTTACATGACAAATGTATGCATCGCATGCATGTGACCAATGGGGACTGACTGTATACCAAAGTCACATCAATAacttggttataacaaactccgaACACGTGACAGCGAAATGGATGCAAAGGACTTGACAAATAAACTCGAAACGGGGGAATGTTTTAATGGATGCTCAGGaggaagtcagatgtgtggaataaATTTAACTTTTTATGGAAAATATTGGAGGtcaagatttttttattttttttggtaaagcctttattacagcaaagactaTAAAACAGTCGCATTCATTCATGAATGCAATTTCCGAAATGGAACGGTTTAATTATTGTTTACGCCAATTACTCAAGGAATGCTTTATTTTAAAACAAAAATGCTGGATTGCATTTCAAATCAAGAATGActtgtatgctgtgtgatgacatgaatgAATGATtaattgatacagtagcctaccTAAGTATTTAAATACAGGCCTAAGTAAGTTACcgtattaagactaaacaggacgcactcttaggcctacagctcgatggtggttatacaaggatGTTATATAAGcttactaatgataatgacataaggatgatcataataataacaataagaagGAGATCAAGAAAGAGGGTTATTATAAATATAATTTTCCCTGacaatttggaacagtgtaatCACTAAAATAATACCAGAGAGGCTGTTCTAACGGGGGGACGGGGAAGTGTAAAGcttttattacagcatagcaaagattaaaaacaggCGAATGTGAAATTGTTTATCCGACATGTGGTTGCGTGAGGCTTGGTGCTGACGGAATGAataggctattaaacaaacacacaaaaaagcaacaaaagcaggatctgtcttatttctgttgATATATGGATCAACAGGATTATTTACAGTGGCAAGAAGTcacaagtatgtgaaccctttggaataacCTGGATTTCTGCTTAAAttagtcatcaaatttgatctggtCATCtaatcacaacaatagacaaaaatagtgtgcttaaactaataacacaaattattgtatttttgtctatattgaatacataattcaaacattcacagtgtaggttggggaaagtatgtgaacccctaggctaatgacttctccaaaagctaattggggtagggagtcagctaacctggagcccaatcaatgagacgagattggagatgttggttaggcgctgccttgccctataaaaataaaaatacattttttaaatcacaaaatttgagtttgctattcacaagaagcattgcatgacgtgaaccatgcctcgaacaaaagagatctcagaagacctaagattaagaattgttgacttgcataaagctggaaagggttaccaaagtatctctaaaagccttgatgttcatcagtccacggtaagacaaactgtctataaatggagagCACTGTTGctaagttcagcactgttgctactctccctagaagTGGccttcctgcaaagatgactgcaagagcacaccgcagaatgctcaatgaggttaaaaaggatcctagtgtcagctaaagacttacagaattctctggaacatgctaacatctctgttgacgagtctacgaaaTGTAAAACACtacaaaagtgcacctggatgttccacagcgctactggcaaaatattttgtggacagatgaaaatacagttgagttgtttggaaggaacacacaacaatgtgtggagaaaaaaaaaggcacagcacaccaacatcaaaacctcatcccatctgtaaactatggtggagggagcatcatggtttggggctgctttgctgcctcagggcctggacagccagctatcatcgacggaaaaatgaattcaagtttatcaagacattttgctggagaatgttaggctatctgtccgccaatagaagctcaacagaagttaggtgatgcaacaggacaacgactcaaaacacagaagtaaatcatcaACAGAatagcttcaacagaagaaaatacaccttctggagtaggcgagtcagagtcctgacctcaacccgattgagatgctgtgacatgacctcaagagagcagttcacaacagacatcccaagaatattgctgaactgaaacagtttagtaaagaggaatggtccaaaattcctcctgactacagaaaacgtttggttgaggttactGCTGCCAAAAGGAGGgttaaccagttattaaatccaagggttcacatactttttccgccctgcactgtgaatgtttaaacggtgtgttcaataaagacatgaaaacgtgtaattgtttgtgtgttgttagtttaagcagactgtgtctattgttgtgaactagatgaagatcagatcaaattttatgaccaattgatgaagaaatccaggtatttccaaagtgTTCACATACTTATTCTTGCCAcatatacatttaacatttaggctattgattatagacctaattaagttggggtTTCCTCTCACCTCACTTTTCTTAGAaaattaaggcaagggctgttttctcGTCTCCTAACACCGCTGCTGCCTCCACCCATTGTTCTCAACAGTGGTGTAAATTGCTTAAGTAAAATACAACttgtcgtttttgggggtatttatatttttcacaacttttactttactacattcgaattgaaaataaatgtactttttactccatacaatttccctgacacccaaaagtacttgttacgttttgaatgcttagcaggacaggaaatggcctaattcacgcacttatcaagaacatccctggtcattctactgcctctgatctggcgggaTCACTAAACAcacgctttgtttgtaaatgatgtctaagtgttggagtgtgccctagCTATCCTAAAAAATAAGAatttaatacaacaaaataaatacaataaaaacaGTACCGTTAAGTTATCTtttacaattgggtacttttgcCACTACtggttctcaacaccaatatgctgttTAACTTTGATATTActcacatagcaacatggtctaggaaaaagcgccaattcaacagcgcactgatgtgtttggaaaattccagaaaatgatgtcatggctaaagaagcttctgataggctaattgacatcatttgaggcaattggaggtgtacctgtggatgtatttcaaggcctatcttcaaactcagtgcctctttgcttgacatcatgggaaaatcaaaagatatcagccaagacctcagaaaaaaaattgtagccctccacaagtctggttcctacttgggagcaatttccaaacgcctgaaggtaccacattcatctgtacaaacaatagtacgcaagtacaaacaccatgggacaacacagccgtcataccgctcaggaaggagacgtgttctgtctcctagagatgaacgtacttttgtgcgaaaagtgcaaatcaatcctggaacagcaaaggaccttgtgaagatgctggaggaaacaggtaaaaacgtatttatatccacagtaatacGAGTCctatagacataacctgaaaggccactcagcaaggaagaagccactgctccaaaactgccataaaaaatccagactacggtttgcaactgcacatggggaccaagatcatactttttggagaaatgtcctctggtctgatgaaacagaaatataactgtttggccataatgcctgttgttatgtttggaggaaaaaagggggaggcttgcaagctgaagaacaccatcccaactgtgaagcacgggggtggcagcatcatgttgtggtggtgctttgctgcaggagtgactggtgcacttcacaaaatagatggcatcatgagggaggaaaatgtggatatattgaagcaacatctcaagacatcagtcaggaagttaaagcttggtcgcaaatgggtcttccaaaatggacaatgatcccaagcatacttaaagttgtggcaaaatggcttaaggacaacacagtcaaggtattggagtggctatcacaaagccctgaccttaatcctatagaaaatttgtgggcagaactgaaaaggcgtgtgcgaggaaggaggcctacaaacctgactcagttacaccagctctgtcaggaggaatgagccaaaattcacccaacttattgtgggaaggttgtagaaagctacctgaaacatttgacccaagttaaacaatttaaaggcaatgctaccaaatactaattgagtgtatgtaaacttctgacccacgggaaatgtgatgaaataaataaaagctgaaataaatcattctctctactattattttgacattttactttcttaaaataaagtggtgaccctaactgacctagaacagggaatttttactaggattaaatgtcaggaattgtgaaaaactgagtgtaaatgcatttggctaaggtgtatgtaaacttccgacctcaactgtatcGTTGAGAGTCTATGTATTCCCAATACACATATATCAGGAGCCATATCTACATGGTATAggtctcaaaaatattttttttaacagaaTTGCATTTCAAATATTCTCTAGACCCCTCTCTAGACCCCTCAAACTCAAATCTGAACCTCGAAGTAGAGGGCTGCCTGTGGGTCCCGACAGAGATCATTGCGGTGTGGTCAGCCTTTTTCATGCTGTGGGTGGGAGTTGGCAGACAGACGACTTTTGGATTAAATTATTTTTGTTGTCGCACAGATTATTTGTTTAACGGTCATCTTTCTTCTTTGTATGCGTTAGCCATCCTATTGTATTAAAAGCACATCTTtgtcacattcacacacactcagaatTCGCTGCTTCAACTTCAGCAACGTATCTCTCATCTAGTTGGGCGTGAGATCAAGTGCGACTtgtacacaaaagtatgtggacaccccttcaaattagtggattttgcCATTTCcgccacactcgttgctgacaggtgtttaaaaATCAAGCACAGAGCCACGCaatatccatagacaaacattggcagtagaatggccttactgaagagctcagtgactttcaacatggcaccgccataggatgccacctgGGAGCAACAagggctcagccgcaaagtgttaggccacagaagctcacagaacaggagtgctgaagcgcataaaaattgtctgtcctcagttgcaacactcactaccgagttccaaactgccaagGGAAGCAATggcagcacaagaactgttcgtcgggagcatcatgaaatgggtttccatggccgagcagcaccacacaagcctaagatcactatgctcaatgccaagcattgtctggagtggtgtaaagctcgccaccattggactctggagcagtggaaacgcattctctggagggatgaatcacgcttccccATCTTGCAGTCCGACGgaccaatctgggtttggcggatgccaggggaaagctacctgccccaatgcatagcacCAACTGTAAcgtttagtggaggaggaatattggtctggggctgtttttcatggttcgggccccttagttccagtgaagggaaatcttaacgctgcagcatacaatggcattctaaacaattctgtgcttccaactttgtggcaatattttgggggaaggccctttcctgtttcagcatgaaaatacCCCCATGCAaaaagcgaggttcatacagaaatggtttgtcgagatcggtgtggaagaccttgactggcctgcacagagctctgacctcaccccattgaacacctttgggatgaattggaacgccgactgcgatccaggcctaatcgcccaacatcagtgcccgaccacactaatgctcgtggctgattggaagcaagtcacctcagcaatgttccaacatctagtggaaagccttctaagaacagtggaggctgttatagcagcaaatgggagACTGTATGAAATAGGTCTCATTGAAATAGAGTAGGCTGCCAATGCATGGGCAAATCACTggcagttatctttccaaggaaatgtactACCTGAAtatgattaggctatagtttactacattgcctaTAAATACATATTTATAACCCATATTTGTCTCAGTCTGAAAATCTTCccactcctaaaaggtaggctataaaatagctcaagagaaagtgcaagtctCTCCAACTCTACGTCTAGCATATTGGCTGATATATTAAGCTATCGGTATTAGTGGGCTATAACGGGCCACTTGAGAATCTCAGGTCATTTAACCTAGGCTATGTCTTGCGCATTTTCGATATTACCTAATGAGCACAACATTTCTGGGACCATGGCTGGCAAGTGAGCTGCGTCACATACGCCTAAAATAACATCGCAGGACAGCGGTTGGGTTCAGAAATAGTTATGCGGATAGCGGTTGGGAGCAGGATGAAGAAATCAGTCCCACGCAGACTAcatcgaagccagttccactgcccccccccccccccccccattcttcccctccaatcagggactgatttagacctaggACACCAGTTAGGTGAAATTCATTATCAGGtaaaacagaaaaccagcaggctctggacctgTAGTATAAGATTTGAATACCCCTGCTCTTCACATTATAAAAAATGCTATCACCTGAGCACCAAATCGGCCTCCCAGGCAGCATCTGACGACTCATCCTCCCAGGCGTTGGCGTCCTCATGCCAGGTATCCATGTCTCCAAGCTCAGACTGTGGAACAGAGACGAGGACAGGAATGCAGTCAGAACACAGTCGCTGACACAGTATAGGATGGCAGTGGGACCTAATCTCCATTAGCAACTGTTCTTCACAACGCTATAAAACCTTTATTCAACCTGAATACAGAGAACTGTGGCCCTGGAGGACTTGTGCACTCCTGGGAATGAACAATGTCACAGCACTGGTCCAACTAAAACAGACAACTTTTGAGATGGTGAACTAAAAAGAAGCTCAGACTTCATCATATTGCTAGAGAGAGATGGTCTGTAATCCTTGAAACAAGAAATTGGACAGGCGTTGGCTAGCTTCTCAGCTTTTGGTGGCTGAGGTTTTGAAATCTAGACAGTGGATAGAGCAGTACCACCTCTCTCAAAGCCCCTCCCCAGCCCCTTTCAAAAGACATCTGTTTACAACACTTAGCAGTTAGCAGTGTGCATTAGAACGTTCAAGTTAAAAACCCCACCCTAACTTCAAATACCACCTTTGCAAAATCAGTATTCATCAATATAATAAGTAACGCTAATCCACCATACAAGGAGATAGCCTCCACCCCATCTTAGATTCAGCAGAGGCCAACAGATAACATTTATAGAACAGCCTGTCACAAGAGACTAGTAgtacagtgcctatagaaagtaAACACCCCCTTGAACTTTTTTCAAATTTCTCCGCCTTAAATCTAAGGGATTCAATTAAGACAACCTACTCCGTAGTTTTAAAGTGAAAGTTATAGAACATTTTCCAAATTAAGGAAAAAgaagaaaaactgaaatatcataatTGGATAAGTCTCcacccccctgagtcaatacttggtggaagcacctttggcagccattacagctgtgtgtGAATCACTTGGAATAAGATTCTACCAAttttgcacaactcttagggcaacataaATCCATTTGTTTTcgtcaaaattgctcaagctcgTTACATTTGGTTGGAAATCTTTGACGGACAGCAATATCCAAAAAAACTGGCCTCAGATTTAAGCAAATTTCATTCAGGACTAAAAAGCATTTCTAGTGGGTCTATCCCACGGTCAGGTCTTCAGAAAAACTGAATGCAACAACGTTCATTCCATATTACTGGCctgtatgacaaagtgaaaatacatGAGcctgtgtaaaaaataaaaaaaatccactCCAAATGatccattctgtttgcaacaaggctgtTAAGTAATATTAAAAACTACAGGTTAgggtcaaatccaatacaacacagagtGAAACTCTCTATTTTCAAGTAATGTGATGGCAACATCattttatgggtatgcttgtcatcggcaggtACTGCGGATTTTGtcaggataaaaaaaaaggtTTGCGGAAAACCCGACTCGGTCTTCTGTAAACCTAAACCTGAGATAGACGTAAATTTTTTCAGCGAGACAATTACACACATtttaatgccaaagacacaccagaatggctttccaagaggttgagtgttcctgtgtggtctaGTCTCGGACTTTAATCGGCTTAAAAGAATCTAAGTCAAAGTTTAAATATTGCTGTCTGTCAATGATCCCCAACCAAATGTTATGAGTTTGaacaattttgacaaaaacaatggatataaactcagccaaaaaaagaaacgtcctctcacggtcaactgtgttaattttcagcaaacttaacatgtgtaaatatttgtatgagcgTAACTAAATTTAACAactgacaaactgaacaagttccacagacatgtgactaacagaaatggaataatgtgtccctgaacaaagggggggggggggtcaaaatcttgagattgcctgcaatgacaacaagctcagtccgatgatgccgtgacacacagccccagaccatgacggaccatccacctccaaatcgatcctgctccagagtacaggcctcggtgtaacgctcaacCCTTCAACGATAAactcgaatccgaccatcacccctggtgagacaaaaccgcgactcgtcagtgaagagcacttttttgccagtcctgtctggtccatcgacggtgggtttgtgcccataggcgacgttgttgccggtgatgtctggtgaggacctgccttacaacaggcctacaagccctcagtccagcctctctcagcctattgcggacagtctgagcactgatgtagggattgtgcgttcctggtgtaactcgggcagttgttgttgccatcctgtacctgtcccgcaagtgtgatgttcggatgtaccgatcctgagcaggtgttgttacacgtggtctgccactgcgaggacgatcagctgtccatcctgtctccctgtagcgctgtcttaggcgtctcacagtagggATATTGCAacgtattgccctggccacatctgcagtcctcatgcctccttgtagcatgtctaaggcacattcacgcttatgagcagggatcctgggcatctttcttttggtgtttttcagagtcagtagaaaggcctcttcagtgtACTATGTTTTCAtatctgtgaccttaattgcctaccgtgtgtaagatgttagtgtcttaacgaccgttccacaggtgcatgttcattaatggtttatggttcattgaacaagcatgggaaacagtgtttaaatcctttacaatgaagatctgttaaGTTATTTGgctttttacaaattatctttgaaagacagggtcctgaaaaaaggacgttacttttttttctgagtttatgtTGCCCTGAGAGTTGTGCAAAGTTGTTAGAATCTCATTCTAAATTATTAACAGCTGCAAAGGttgtcaaaggtgcttccaccactTATTAACATAGGGGGAGGAGACTTATCCAACtatgatatttcagttgtgtttCTTAATTTAGAAAATTTCTATAACTTTCACTTTGAAAaggtggagtaggttgtgtagctCTGTAGGAAGAATAGATAAAATTATAATTTTATCTAATTTTACATGACATTTTATGGCAACAAAATGTGAGAAAAAAAAGCTCAAGAGGGTGTAaactttctataggcactgtacTTTGGGCGATGCTACATAAACTCACAGATGGCTGGATGAAGGAGGTGTCCTGAGTGGCTGCCAGTCTGCTGGAAAAGCCCGCACTGCCGTCGGGTACCAAGTAGTTGAGTGGCTCCCTCTTCTTCAGTACAATCTGGggtggggacagagagaaaggagacaaGTTAAAACTACTAAGACTCAACAATATGATATGGCGTGACTACAAGCAGCAGTGTGGCCAGCGATATTGTCGACAGAGTGTGAGGCAAGGGGCTGCACTCGTCATCACCAAAACAAATACTGTTAAGCATCAATGCATGTGCACGGGAGTTTGCGTCGCCCTCTCATGCCATGTGATAGCTCGGTGAAAACCAATGTTGAACAGTGCAGCCTCGCCCTTTAGACAATTTTTGTTTGGAGTTACCCTGCTCCTCCCTTCTGGTAAACGTatattgctgagtctaccttcAATTAGTGTTGAGAAATGCACTTAGAGCTGGAATCCGTAATTAGTGAAAATGCCTCATCCATTTGGGATATTTCAACAAAGACGTTAAGTCAAACAACAAATACCTTTTTCCCCTTGGACATCATTGCATGCACATATAACACGAGAGTATGTGGAGTACTGCAATTTTTTTTAGCATGTTGCCTGACACTCCTCTCCTGAGTTTCATcaactaaacaaaacaaacacaacaacaaaggacGCTGGGGTGAACAGTGGCACAAATGTCAGCTTTAAATGAAGACCCAGCCTACTTTCTGTGTTTTCCTGATGGTGGGAGCCATGTCTTTGAAGTAGTCTGGTTCCTCTTCCTCGCCAGGCTGTGGTGGCACGTTGCCATTACCGCCCTCGATCTTGATACTTGTGGGACCATCTTCATCCCACGAGCTCCATTCTTCAATCTCTGCCTGCACAGGGTTTGGTCAGATAATATGACGAAAATAAAGAGAAAGGATTTAAGTATgccacaaagtaaaaattgactgTTGGTTGCACAATAAATGGTGATGATGTAATTAATGACAATAGGGGGAAAGCAGGTTTGTTAGGGATGTAAAGCGAATCGACTAAGCACTTGCAGCACATTATTGCTAACATGATGCATCTTATAAACTTGTATATCACTGACCGGTTTGGGTACTGATGAAAAATCTACCGTCGTTGGAAGAGATATCTGATCCCCGCTTAGCTTACGCAACCTCCCAGATCTATGTCAAAACAGGAAATGTGCTTACTGTGGGCCACcacaaaaacatacattttagaGCAAAGGCATTCCACGGGAAGCAattttcacatgcaaatagcaTTTGATTTCTATGCTAATGTGCTTGGTTCTGCTCAAGGAGTGACATTCCATATCATTCATTTCCACAGAGTAAAATGACTGGAAAGCTTACAGACTACGGCTTTCAGATTTGACCAAATCTGACACGGCAAAAGGGTTCTAGATCAGTTTTGCTTCTTTCAATACACCACAATGGGTGTTCCTTACCTGCATATCAACCTTTTGAAGAATGAAAGGAAGGTTGCAAGCCATGTGCAAATCTTAAAAAGGCGAAACTGAGAGATGGCCATGGTGATGCTGAGCTAAAAGGAGGACATACCATTATTAGCAAATTGGATTTATAAATCAGAATTTTCCAACAAGACTGTCATCAACATCCATCTAATAATGAGTCAGTTTGCTAGCTGTAATAGCTTTTGTCATTAGCATAGCTAgaaagttagctagctattttCTTCCTGGTTACTACTTCCTCCTGGCAATTAAAAAAAGTATCAcattatgagtcataatacccataaaacctagcggtcaaacagggaaatggttccaattgtttttacaCCATTAATGTTTCCCATATGGGATTTTagaacattttttaaaataagggctgcgtttcgtgtaggcttatcctggcgtgacattttgataaccgtgtaaatctctctaggacaatgTGATTAACAATTTAtctgcctgtatttaccccccaaaaaatgaaatgctaattagctgctaatgtggctatcataaagaactacaaatgccatgatctggacgagactgccgaatcgaggcaaaggtaggAATCTCTGGATAAActatgttagctaaatgtagtaatgaataaattggctacatttctttaaaatgGGCAATTacgt
This genomic interval carries:
- the LOC139564668 gene encoding receptor-binding cancer antigen expressed on SiSo cells-like isoform X2, whose protein sequence is MAISQFRLFKICTWLATFLSFFKRLICRSGRLRKLSGDQISLPTTVDFSSVPKPAEIEEWSSWDEDGPTSIKIEGGNGNVPPQPGEEEEPDYFKDMAPTIRKTQKIVLKKREPLNYLVPDGSAGFSSRLAATQDTSFIQPSSELGDMDTWHEDANAWEDESSDAAWEADLVLRQQKMAEREKRSMEQQRKKMEKDVQRMMKKDQKIAVKLS
- the LOC139564668 gene encoding receptor-binding cancer antigen expressed on SiSo cells-like isoform X1, which produces MAQTFLGTDNSTKGKKLSITMAISQFRLFKICTWLATFLSFFKRLICRSGRLRKLSGDQISLPTTVDFSSVPKPAEIEEWSSWDEDGPTSIKIEGGNGNVPPQPGEEEEPDYFKDMAPTIRKTQKIVLKKREPLNYLVPDGSAGFSSRLAATQDTSFIQPSSELGDMDTWHEDANAWEDESSDAAWEADLVLRQQKMAEREKRSMEQQRKKMEKDVQRMMKKDQKIAVKLS